Proteins co-encoded in one alpha proteobacterium HIMB5 genomic window:
- a CDS encoding trigger factor (PFAM: FKBP-type peptidyl-prolyl cis-trans isomerase; Bacterial trigger factor protein (TF); Bacterial trigger factor protein (TF) C-terminus~TIGRFAM: trigger factor), with protein MKVTVENKKGLNKDIKVFVDKKTMDGYMDEKYEEIKGTVNLKGFRPGKVPKEILKRQFGKAIFGEVLDKVLKDTSTKALEENKIKPAGQPKLDLKTYGEDKELEYIISVTELPKVEVKNIENIKFDEYSVKIDEKESDNRIKEIAKNQPNFKDVDKDVKSKDGDLVVFDYKATVDGKEFKGSEGKNTQLTLGKDLFLKGFDKQLTGVKKDDEKTVEAVLPENFPEKDLINKTAKFICKITAVKKPEPVEINDEFAKNLGAKDLVDLKTLITKQINDEYKNSLERLSKNQILKEIEKFKVDEIPENLIEEEVKILSQGMSEEDAKKSKKNFEDIAKKRIKVGLILNEFGEKNQVKVTEQELQAEVQKQVRMMPGQEKMVMDFYQKNPSAISSLRGTVYEEKIISLIKEKAKANKKEVSKEEAEKILKESQKAETSSSAKEEKPKASSEKKAPAKKASAKKAPAKKAPAKTTKAKPKTKKVSKK; from the coding sequence ATGAAAGTTACTGTAGAAAATAAAAAAGGCCTTAATAAAGATATCAAGGTATTCGTCGATAAAAAGACAATGGATGGATACATGGATGAAAAGTATGAAGAAATTAAAGGTACAGTAAATTTAAAAGGATTTAGACCAGGTAAAGTTCCAAAAGAAATTTTAAAAAGACAATTTGGTAAAGCAATATTTGGTGAAGTTTTAGACAAAGTTTTAAAAGATACATCAACAAAAGCTTTAGAAGAAAATAAAATTAAACCAGCTGGTCAACCAAAATTAGACTTAAAGACTTACGGTGAAGACAAAGAGCTTGAATATATAATTTCAGTAACAGAACTTCCAAAAGTAGAAGTTAAAAATATAGAGAATATAAAATTTGATGAATACAGTGTTAAAATTGATGAAAAAGAAAGTGACAATAGAATTAAAGAGATAGCTAAAAATCAACCAAATTTTAAAGATGTAGATAAAGATGTTAAATCAAAAGATGGTGATCTTGTTGTTTTTGATTACAAAGCAACAGTAGATGGAAAAGAATTTAAAGGCAGTGAAGGTAAAAATACACAATTAACTCTTGGTAAAGATTTATTTTTAAAAGGATTTGATAAACAGTTAACTGGAGTTAAGAAGGATGATGAAAAAACAGTCGAAGCTGTTTTGCCTGAAAATTTTCCAGAAAAAGATCTAATTAATAAAACAGCTAAATTTATATGTAAAATTACTGCAGTTAAAAAACCTGAACCAGTAGAAATTAATGATGAATTTGCAAAAAATTTAGGTGCAAAAGATTTAGTGGATTTGAAAACATTAATTACAAAACAAATTAATGATGAATATAAAAATTCTTTAGAAAGATTATCAAAGAATCAAATTTTAAAAGAAATTGAAAAATTTAAAGTTGATGAAATTCCAGAAAATTTAATTGAAGAAGAAGTAAAAATTTTATCACAAGGTATGTCAGAAGAAGATGCAAAAAAAAGTAAAAAGAATTTTGAAGATATTGCAAAAAAAAGAATTAAGGTTGGGTTAATCTTAAATGAGTTTGGTGAAAAAAATCAAGTAAAAGTTACAGAACAAGAGTTGCAAGCCGAGGTTCAAAAACAAGTAAGAATGATGCCAGGTCAGGAAAAAATGGTCATGGATTTTTATCAAAAAAACCCATCTGCAATTTCAAGTTTAAGAGGTACTGTTTACGAAGAAAAAATTATTTCACTAATAAAAGAAAAAGCTAAAGCTAATAAAAAAGAGGTAAGTAAAGAGGAAGCTGAAAAAATATTAAAAGAAAGTCAAAAAGCTGAAACATCTTCTTCAGCAAAAGAAGAAAAACCAAAAGCATCATCAGAGAAAAAAGCTCCAGCAAAGAAAGCATCGGCAAAGAAAGCTCCGGCTAAGAAAGCACCAGCAAAAACAACTAAAGCGAAGCCAAAAACAAAAAAAGTTAGCAAAAAGTAA